A single genomic interval of Streptomyces sp. NBC_00663 harbors:
- a CDS encoding serine/threonine-protein kinase, with translation MSGETPDHGEGRVVSGRYRLLRTLGAGGMGRVWLAYDDELACEVALKEIALPDVPMDASEPAQRIARARSEARHAARLRGHPHVATVHDVVVHEGLPWIVMEYVPDAVDLQAVVRSSGPLPPVQAARVGLAVLDALTAGHRIGILHRDVKPANILLAADASGDPYARVLLTDYGIALQPESREPRLTATAGILGTPGYLAPERARGEPPTPAADLFSLGATLYTAVEGRGPFDRHGEYATLTALLGEEPTPPVRAGELTPVLQGLLAKDPVRRSSPETAARGLERVVRGASPGFGPPPEGFGAAGSAEGFGAGGSAEGFRAAGAAEGRGAQPGGSGAVPGGGGAVDGPPPGYVASTSPVWGSGGAGAGTPQTPGTPGTPGTPGAQGAPQTPGTPQTPGTPGGPGGLFTPGAAQTPHTPGGAAGAAYDPWRQTGGASQQSPEPGNPYAQGPYGPYAGSGGPTPYGGGQPPYGGGPTSPYSGSPTPTPPYAGGAPAPGAPTQPYMSGTSGAGWATGGGSLGQTGLPGPPSRDKKRLALVALVVAVVLVVAGGTWLAVSLTGGGDGDDNTTAANKPPTSSVPKSSPPPTGPVLPYGDVVGLSRPLETGDCVQAVWTGTPFKSAPNLGVVDCADDWPDGQVVAVDTATDYADARASGAQRCANQTRAVVDALPDAALYAVVPTQEGFTAANSGTACLVLGRHAAIGGEVGRFRDEGARLWVGQMSTGDCWIYEEEDDGYNAPLTDCGKPHTDQVIGVVQAPAEMTYEKATDNATKLCGNKFESTWAPGPERTVYGWVADEDDWDTGFKKAVCTVSRTDGEKTTGKIPAPGSV, from the coding sequence ATGTCGGGGGAGACGCCGGATCACGGTGAGGGCAGGGTCGTAAGCGGCCGCTACCGCCTGCTGCGGACGCTCGGCGCGGGCGGCATGGGCCGGGTCTGGCTGGCGTACGACGACGAGTTGGCCTGCGAGGTCGCGCTCAAGGAGATCGCCCTCCCGGACGTGCCGATGGACGCGAGCGAGCCCGCGCAGCGCATCGCGCGGGCCCGCAGCGAGGCACGGCACGCGGCGCGGCTGCGCGGGCACCCGCATGTGGCGACGGTGCATGACGTGGTGGTGCACGAGGGGCTGCCGTGGATCGTCATGGAGTACGTGCCGGACGCGGTCGACCTCCAGGCGGTCGTACGGAGTTCGGGCCCGCTGCCGCCCGTCCAGGCGGCCCGCGTCGGGCTCGCCGTGCTCGACGCGCTGACCGCCGGGCACCGGATCGGCATCCTCCACAGGGATGTGAAACCGGCCAACATCCTGCTGGCGGCGGATGCTTCGGGCGACCCGTACGCGCGCGTGCTGCTCACCGACTACGGCATCGCACTCCAACCCGAGTCCCGCGAGCCCCGGCTCACCGCCACGGCCGGCATCCTCGGCACGCCTGGTTATCTCGCGCCGGAACGCGCGCGGGGGGAGCCGCCGACACCGGCCGCGGATCTGTTCTCGCTCGGCGCGACCCTGTACACGGCCGTGGAGGGCCGCGGCCCCTTCGACCGGCACGGCGAGTACGCGACCCTGACGGCCCTGCTCGGCGAGGAGCCGACCCCGCCGGTACGGGCCGGTGAACTGACCCCCGTGCTCCAGGGGTTGCTGGCCAAGGACCCGGTGCGCAGGTCGTCGCCGGAGACGGCGGCGCGGGGGCTGGAGCGGGTGGTGCGGGGGGCGTCGCCGGGATTCGGGCCGCCGCCTGAGGGGTTCGGTGCGGCGGGTTCGGCCGAGGGATTCGGTGCCGGAGGTTCTGCCGAGGGGTTCCGTGCGGCGGGTGCGGCCGAAGGGCGGGGCGCGCAGCCCGGCGGGTCGGGGGCGGTTCCGGGAGGGGGCGGGGCCGTGGACGGGCCGCCGCCCGGGTACGTCGCCAGTACGTCGCCGGTGTGGGGGAGCGGTGGCGCGGGGGCGGGGACTCCGCAGACTCCGGGTACACCAGGCACGCCAGGTACTCCGGGTGCCCAGGGTGCGCCGCAGACACCCGGGACGCCTCAGACGCCGGGTACTCCGGGCGGGCCGGGTGGGCTCTTCACGCCGGGGGCCGCGCAGACGCCGCACACGCCGGGTGGGGCGGCCGGGGCCGCGTACGACCCATGGCGGCAGACCGGCGGCGCCTCGCAGCAGTCGCCCGAGCCCGGCAACCCCTATGCGCAAGGCCCCTACGGCCCCTACGCGGGAAGCGGCGGCCCCACGCCGTACGGGGGCGGTCAACCGCCGTACGGGGGAGGCCCGACGTCTCCGTACTCCGGCAGCCCGACGCCGACGCCGCCCTACGCGGGCGGCGCTCCCGCCCCCGGAGCTCCCACGCAGCCCTACATGAGCGGCACTTCCGGAGCCGGCTGGGCCACCGGCGGGGGCTCGCTCGGGCAGACCGGGTTGCCCGGGCCGCCCTCCCGGGACAAGAAGCGGCTCGCCCTCGTCGCGCTCGTCGTGGCCGTCGTTCTGGTCGTCGCCGGTGGGACCTGGCTGGCCGTCTCGCTGACCGGTGGCGGGGACGGCGACGACAACACCACCGCGGCCAACAAACCGCCCACCTCCAGCGTGCCCAAGAGCTCGCCGCCGCCGACCGGGCCCGTGCTGCCGTACGGCGATGTCGTCGGCCTCAGCAGGCCGTTGGAGACCGGCGACTGCGTACAGGCGGTCTGGACGGGGACGCCGTTCAAGTCGGCGCCGAACCTTGGGGTGGTGGACTGCGCCGACGACTGGCCGGACGGCCAGGTCGTGGCGGTCGACACGGCCACCGACTACGCCGACGCGCGCGCGTCGGGCGCCCAGCGCTGCGCGAACCAGACGCGCGCGGTCGTCGACGCCCTGCCGGACGCGGCCCTCTACGCCGTCGTACCGACCCAGGAGGGCTTCACCGCGGCCAACAGCGGTACGGCATGTCTCGTACTCGGCCGCCATGCGGCGATAGGCGGTGAGGTCGGCCGGTTCCGCGACGAGGGCGCCCGGCTGTGGGTCGGTCAGATGAGCACGGGTGACTGCTGGATCTACGAGGAGGAGGACGACGGCTACAACGCCCCGCTCACCGACTGCGGGAAACCCCACACCGACCAGGTCATAGGCGTTGTTCAGGCGCCCGCGGAAATGACCTACGAGAAAGCCACCGACAACGCGACGAAGCTCTGCGGCAACAAATTCGAGTCGACCTGGGCCCCGGGGCCGGAGCGCACCGTGTACGGGTGGGTGGCCGACGAGGACGACTGGGACACGGGGTTCAAGAAGGCCGTGTGCACGGTGAGCCGGACCGACGGTGAGAAGACGACCGGAAAGATACCCGCGCCCGGATCCGTCTGA
- a CDS encoding class I SAM-dependent methyltransferase encodes MSDSSLAPLPSADRPDVAAALRDALLGASFTADGLLELLGAPAYAALARSETVPALRATRGDSALEVLVRLFLLQQPVPHARVADVLPLEACLAAGWLTEADGDVVAATVDVRPYGGPEGEDWFIVSDLGCAVGGAGGIGSREEGVVLGVGGASTTLAGITVRTPVSAALDLGTGSGIQALHAARHATRVTATDLNPRALHITALTLALSGAPAAELREGSLFDPVRDDETYDLIVSNPPFVISPGARLTYRDGGMGGDDLCRSLVQQAGERLNEGGFAQFLANWQHVEGEDWQDRLRSWVPRGCDAWIVQREVQDVTQYAELWLRDAGDHRGDPAEYQALYDAWLDEFEARKVRAVGFGWITLRRTEAAEPSVVAEEWPHPVEQPLGDTVRAHFERLDYLRAHDDAALLEGHFKLAPEIVQEQVGLPGAEDPEHVVLRQNRGMRRATKVDTVGAGFAGVCDGSLSAGRILDAIAQLVGEDPVLLRDRTPAQIRVLVEQGFLEPA; translated from the coding sequence GTGAGTGACTCCAGCCTTGCCCCCCTGCCCTCCGCCGACCGCCCCGACGTCGCCGCGGCCCTGCGGGACGCCCTCCTGGGCGCCTCCTTCACCGCCGACGGGCTGCTCGAACTGCTCGGCGCCCCCGCGTACGCGGCGCTCGCCCGCAGCGAGACCGTGCCCGCGCTGCGGGCGACCCGTGGGGACAGCGCCCTGGAGGTGCTCGTACGGCTCTTCCTGCTTCAGCAGCCCGTGCCCCACGCGCGCGTGGCCGATGTGCTGCCCCTGGAGGCGTGTCTGGCGGCCGGGTGGCTCACGGAGGCCGACGGTGACGTGGTCGCGGCGACCGTGGACGTACGGCCGTACGGGGGGCCCGAGGGCGAGGACTGGTTCATCGTGTCCGACCTGGGGTGCGCCGTGGGCGGCGCCGGTGGCATCGGCAGCCGCGAGGAGGGCGTCGTCCTCGGTGTGGGCGGGGCGTCCACGACCCTCGCCGGCATCACCGTCCGTACGCCCGTCTCCGCCGCGCTGGACCTCGGCACCGGGTCCGGCATCCAGGCACTGCACGCCGCGCGGCACGCCACGCGCGTGACGGCGACCGACCTCAACCCGCGCGCCCTGCACATCACCGCGCTGACGCTGGCGCTGTCCGGCGCCCCGGCGGCCGAACTGCGGGAGGGCTCGCTCTTCGACCCGGTGCGCGACGACGAGACGTACGACCTGATCGTCTCCAACCCGCCCTTCGTGATCTCGCCGGGCGCCCGGCTGACGTACCGGGACGGCGGGATGGGCGGGGACGATCTGTGCCGGTCGCTCGTTCAGCAGGCGGGGGAACGGCTGAACGAGGGCGGGTTCGCGCAGTTCCTCGCCAACTGGCAGCACGTGGAAGGGGAGGACTGGCAGGACAGGCTCAGGTCGTGGGTGCCGCGCGGGTGCGACGCGTGGATCGTCCAGCGCGAGGTGCAGGACGTCACGCAGTACGCAGAGCTGTGGCTCAGGGACGCCGGTGACCACCGTGGGGATCCGGCCGAGTACCAGGCGCTGTACGACGCCTGGCTGGACGAGTTCGAGGCGCGCAAGGTGCGGGCGGTCGGGTTCGGCTGGATCACGCTGCGCAGGACAGAAGCCGCCGAGCCCTCTGTCGTCGCCGAGGAGTGGCCGCACCCCGTCGAGCAGCCGCTCGGCGACACCGTACGGGCGCACTTCGAGCGGCTCGACTATCTGCGGGCGCACGACGACGCGGCGCTGCTGGAAGGGCACTTCAAGCTGGCGCCCGAGATCGTGCAGGAGCAGGTCGGGCTGCCCGGCGCCGAGGACCCGGAGCATGTGGTGCTGCGCCAGAACCGCGGCATGCGCCGCGCCACCAAGGTGGACACGGTCGGCGCGGGCTTCGCCGGCGTGTGTGACGGCTCGCTGAGCGCGGGGCGGATCCTGGACGCCATCGCGCAACTGGTGGGCGAGGACCCGGTGTTGCTGCGGGACCGTACGCCGGCGCAGATCCGGGTGCTGGTGGAGCAGGGGTTCCTGGAGCCTGCCTGA
- a CDS encoding small secreted protein, producing MEGTNPVNKKLAAALSGGAVLAMALSACSSGDDNSEKLDAWAKQVCDAVKPQAKKIEAANLAIQKETSDSSAPKDVQKTDAQAFQDMSDAYKAIGAAVQKAGAPDTGDGKNAEKKQLDAVKELNTLSASYASLKKQVDELDTKDQGKFADGLKDVATELDKLSTSGSDALKNLEEGDVGKAMAEQESCQSASATPSATTG from the coding sequence ATGGAAGGGACCAATCCGGTGAACAAGAAGCTCGCAGCCGCGCTGTCCGGCGGTGCGGTACTGGCAATGGCGTTGTCGGCATGCAGCAGCGGTGACGACAACAGCGAGAAGCTGGACGCCTGGGCCAAGCAGGTCTGTGACGCCGTCAAGCCGCAGGCCAAGAAGATCGAGGCCGCCAATCTCGCGATCCAGAAGGAGACCTCGGACAGCAGTGCGCCGAAGGACGTCCAGAAGACCGACGCCCAGGCCTTCCAGGACATGTCCGACGCCTACAAGGCGATCGGCGCCGCCGTGCAGAAGGCCGGGGCGCCGGACACCGGCGACGGCAAGAACGCCGAGAAGAAGCAGCTGGACGCGGTCAAGGAGCTCAACACCCTCTCCGCCTCCTACGCCTCCCTCAAGAAGCAGGTCGACGAGCTCGACACCAAGGACCAGGGCAAGTTCGCGGACGGCCTCAAGGACGTCGCGACCGAGCTCGACAAGCTGAGCACGAGCGGCAGCGACGCCCTCAAGAACCTCGAAGAGGGCGACGTCGGCAAGGCCATGGCCGAGCAGGAGAGCTGCCAGAGCGCCTCCGCCACGCCGTCGGCGACCACCGGCTGA
- a CDS encoding sodium-translocating pyrophosphatase produces MAGLSTPHQLDHPTTLAAAVLTDDNRIIIWVIAAVAVAALVVAGVLVRQVLAAGEGTDSMKEIAAAVQEGANAYLARQLRTLGVFAVVVFFLLMLLPADDWNQRAGRSVFFLIGAAFSAATGYIGMWLAVRSNVRVAAAAREATPAEGEPEKDLTAVSHKAMKIAFRTGGVVGMFTVGLGLLGASCVVLVYAADAPKVLEGFGLGAALIAMFMRVGGGIFTKAADVGADLVGKVEQGIPEDDPRNAATIADNVGDNVGDCAGMAADLFESYAVTLVAALILGKAAFGDSGLAFPLIVPAIGVITAMIGIFAVAPRRSDRSGMSAINRGFFISAVISLVLVAAAVFAYLPSSYADLDGVTEGSIAGKDGDPRVLALIAVAIGILLAAVIQQLTGYFTETTRRPVQDIGKTSLTGPATVVLAGISIGLESAVYTALLIGLGVYGAFLLGGTSIMLALFAVALAGTGLLTTVGVIVAMDTFGPVSDNAQGIAEMSGDVEGAGAQVLTNLDAVGNTTKAITKGIAIATAVLAASALFGSYRDAITTGAQDVGEKLSGDGAPMSLMMDISQPNNLVGLIAGAAVVFLFSGLAINAVSRSAGAVVYEVRRQFRERPGIMDYTEKPEYGKVVDICTRDALRELTTPGLLAVMAPIFIGFTLGVGALGSYLAGAIGTGTLMAVFLANSGGAWDNAKKLVEDGHHGGKGSEAHAATVIGDTIGDPFKDTAGPAINPLLKVMNLVALLIAPAVIKFSYGEDKSIGVRIGISLVSLAVIVGAVYVSKRRGIAVGDDESAKRVASSADPAVVS; encoded by the coding sequence ATGGCGGGGCTTTCTACCCCTCATCAGCTGGACCATCCCACTACCCTCGCAGCCGCGGTACTGACCGACGACAACCGGATCATCATCTGGGTGATCGCCGCCGTCGCAGTGGCCGCGCTCGTGGTCGCGGGTGTCCTGGTACGCCAGGTGCTCGCGGCGGGCGAGGGAACCGACAGCATGAAAGAGATCGCGGCGGCCGTACAGGAAGGCGCCAACGCCTATCTGGCCCGGCAGCTGCGCACGCTCGGCGTATTCGCCGTGGTCGTGTTCTTCCTGCTCATGCTGCTGCCCGCGGACGACTGGAATCAGCGCGCCGGTCGATCCGTCTTCTTCTTGATCGGCGCGGCGTTCTCGGCGGCCACCGGATACATCGGCATGTGGCTCGCCGTACGCAGCAATGTGCGCGTTGCCGCGGCGGCACGGGAAGCGACCCCGGCGGAAGGTGAACCGGAAAAGGATCTCACCGCCGTCTCACACAAAGCAATGAAGATCGCTTTCCGCACGGGCGGCGTCGTCGGCATGTTCACGGTGGGGCTCGGTCTGCTGGGCGCCTCCTGTGTCGTGCTGGTCTACGCGGCCGACGCGCCGAAGGTGCTCGAGGGATTCGGCCTCGGGGCCGCCCTGATCGCCATGTTCATGCGTGTCGGCGGCGGCATCTTCACCAAGGCCGCCGACGTCGGCGCCGACCTGGTCGGCAAGGTCGAGCAGGGCATTCCGGAGGACGACCCGCGCAATGCCGCGACCATCGCCGACAACGTGGGCGACAACGTCGGCGACTGCGCGGGCATGGCGGCCGACCTCTTCGAGTCGTACGCCGTGACCCTGGTCGCCGCGCTGATCCTCGGCAAGGCGGCCTTCGGCGACTCGGGGCTCGCCTTCCCGCTGATCGTCCCGGCCATCGGTGTCATCACCGCCATGATCGGCATCTTCGCGGTGGCGCCGCGCCGGTCCGACCGCAGTGGCATGTCCGCGATCAACCGGGGGTTCTTCATCTCCGCGGTGATCTCGCTCGTGCTGGTGGCCGCGGCCGTCTTCGCGTACCTGCCGTCGTCGTACGCAGATCTCGACGGTGTCACCGAGGGGTCGATCGCCGGAAAGGACGGTGATCCGCGGGTCCTCGCGCTCATCGCGGTCGCGATCGGCATCCTGCTGGCCGCCGTCATCCAGCAGCTGACCGGCTACTTCACCGAGACCACCCGGCGTCCCGTCCAGGACATCGGCAAGACCTCGCTCACCGGCCCGGCCACCGTCGTCCTCGCCGGTATCTCGATCGGTCTCGAATCGGCCGTCTACACCGCCCTGTTGATCGGCCTCGGCGTCTACGGGGCGTTCCTGCTCGGCGGTACGTCGATCATGCTGGCGCTGTTCGCGGTGGCGCTGGCCGGTACCGGGCTGCTCACCACGGTCGGCGTCATCGTCGCCATGGACACCTTCGGGCCGGTCTCCGACAACGCCCAGGGCATCGCCGAGATGTCCGGGGACGTCGAGGGCGCGGGCGCGCAGGTGCTCACCAACCTGGACGCCGTCGGCAACACCACCAAGGCCATCACCAAGGGCATCGCCATCGCCACCGCCGTCCTCGCGGCGTCGGCGCTCTTCGGGTCCTACCGTGATGCCATCACGACGGGCGCCCAGGACGTCGGCGAGAAACTGTCCGGCGACGGGGCTCCGATGAGCCTGATGATGGACATCTCGCAGCCCAACAACCTCGTCGGCCTCATCGCGGGCGCGGCGGTGGTGTTCCTCTTCTCGGGGCTCGCCATCAACGCCGTGTCGCGGTCGGCGGGTGCGGTGGTCTACGAGGTACGACGGCAGTTCCGTGAGCGGCCCGGGATCATGGACTACACGGAGAAGCCGGAGTACGGCAAGGTCGTGGACATCTGCACCCGGGACGCGCTCAGGGAGCTGACGACCCCAGGACTGCTCGCCGTCATGGCGCCCATCTTCATCGGGTTCACGCTCGGTGTCGGCGCCCTCGGCTCGTATCTCGCGGGCGCGATCGGCACGGGCACGCTCATGGCGGTGTTCCTCGCCAACTCAGGCGGCGCCTGGGACAACGCCAAGAAACTCGTCGAGGACGGTCATCACGGCGGCAAGGGCAGCGAGGCCCACGCCGCGACCGTCATCGGCGACACGATCGGCGACCCCTTCAAGGACACCGCCGGACCCGCGATCAACCCGCTGCTGAAGGTGATGAACCTCGTCGCGCTGCTCATCGCGCCCGCGGTGATCAAGTTCAGCTACGGCGAGGACAAGAGCATCGGCGTCCGGATCGGGATCTCCCTGGTCTCGCTCGCCGTGATCGTCGGCGCGGTCTATGTCTCCAAGCGGCGCGGGATCGCCGTGGGGGACGACGAGAGTGCCAAGAGGGTGGCCAGTTCCGCCGATCCCGCGGTGGTTTCGTAG
- a CDS encoding ATP-binding protein, with product MATVELRFSALPEHVRTARLVAAAVARRSGVDEAVLDEVRLAVGEACSRAVGLHQNSGITAPVKVLLIEEEKQFSIEVGDEAPRSAPGDRAPGAAAEDPDAETEEDEMGLAVISGLVDDVEVTAGEHGGSIRMTWPTTPPAATLP from the coding sequence ATGGCCACCGTTGAGCTCCGCTTCAGCGCGCTGCCCGAGCACGTCCGGACCGCCCGACTGGTGGCGGCAGCGGTGGCGCGCAGGTCCGGAGTGGACGAGGCCGTACTCGACGAGGTCAGGCTCGCTGTCGGCGAGGCCTGCTCCCGTGCCGTCGGACTGCATCAGAACAGCGGTATCACCGCTCCGGTGAAGGTGCTGCTGATCGAGGAGGAGAAGCAGTTCTCCATCGAGGTCGGCGACGAGGCACCGCGTTCGGCCCCGGGTGACCGGGCGCCCGGCGCGGCGGCCGAGGATCCGGACGCGGAGACCGAGGAGGACGAGATGGGCCTCGCGGTCATCAGCGGCCTCGTCGACGACGTGGAGGTCACCGCGGGGGAGCACGGCGGGTCGATCCGTATGACCTGGCCGACCACCCCGCCGGCCGCAACGCTTCCCTGA
- the bldG gene encoding anti-sigma factor antagonist BldG has protein sequence MDLSLSTRTVGDRTVVEVGGEIDVYTAPKLREQLVELVNDGSFHLVVDMEGVDFLDSTGLGVLVGGLKRVRAHEGSLRLVCNQERILKIFRITGLTKVFPIHTSVEEAVAATD, from the coding sequence GTGGACCTGTCCCTGTCGACCCGTACCGTCGGCGATCGTACGGTCGTCGAGGTCGGTGGCGAAATCGACGTATATACCGCGCCCAAGCTGCGCGAGCAGCTGGTCGAGCTGGTGAACGACGGGAGTTTCCACCTCGTCGTCGACATGGAGGGCGTGGACTTCCTCGACTCCACCGGGCTCGGCGTGCTGGTCGGCGGCCTGAAGCGGGTGCGTGCCCATGAGGGCTCGCTGCGCCTGGTCTGCAACCAGGAGCGCATTCTGAAGATCTTCCGCATCACCGGTCTCACCAAGGTGTTCCCGATCCACACCTCGGTCGAGGAAGCGGTGGCGGCGACCGACTGA
- a CDS encoding DEAD/DEAH box helicase codes for MAFNHLPAGVHDALVPLSVTPVTHSVPMAENHRSDRSPTNAVSRVDPGTVLGRLASGPSRASRITHTEHLPPREGRHAVWPDRIRPEVLAAVQAAGIEHPWAHQAQAAEHALDGESVVVATGTASGKSLAYLTPVLTALLDGSEAPNGRGATALYLAPTKALAADQCRSVKELSQPLGNSVRPAVYDGDTPFEEREWIRQYANYVLTNPDMLHRGILPSHPRWSSFLKALKYVVIDEVHTYRGVFGSHVAQVLRRLRRLCARYGASPVFLLASATAAEPSVAARRLTGLRVVEVADDASPRGELVFALWEPPLTEMRGEKGAPVRRTATAETADLLTDLTVQGVRSVAFVRSRRGAELISVIAQERLAEVDRSLARRVAAYRGGYLPEERRALEQALHSGELLGLAATTALELGIDVSGLDAVVIAGYPGTRASLWQQAGRAGRSGQGALAVLVARDDPLDTFLVHHPEALFDQPVESTVLDPDNPYVLAPHLCAAAAELPLTDEDMELFGPATEGLLPQLEAAKLLRRRTKAWHWTRRESAADLADIRGEGGRPVQIVESGTGRLLGTVDAGAAHTTVHEGAVHLHQGRTYLVRKLDLEDSVALVEEANPSYSTVARDTTAISVLETDVEVPWGQGRLCYGSVEVTNQVVSFLRRRLITGEVLGETKLDLPPRTLRTRAVWWTVTEDQLDEARINPEILGGALHAAEHASIGLLPLFATCDRWDIGGVSIPLHPDTLLPTVFVYDGHPGGAGFAERAFHTARAWLTATREAIASCECDAGCPSCIQSPKCGNGNDPLHKRGAVRLLTVLLRGAPAEGTAGGAGARAPAEGAAQGPGAPAKEAAQGPGAPAKEAATAEGASASAAEVAAEEEPQQSAKEAAPEGAVPPVPPVP; via the coding sequence ATGGCATTCAATCACTTACCGGCAGGCGTGCACGACGCCTTGGTCCCATTGTCCGTCACGCCGGTGACACACTCGGTGCCGATGGCCGAGAATCACCGATCCGATCGATCCCCGACGAACGCCGTGTCCCGGGTGGACCCGGGCACGGTGCTGGGCCGGCTCGCCTCGGGGCCGAGCCGTGCTTCGCGCATCACTCATACGGAGCACTTGCCCCCGCGCGAGGGCCGCCATGCCGTCTGGCCTGACCGGATTCGCCCGGAGGTGCTCGCGGCCGTGCAAGCGGCGGGCATCGAACACCCCTGGGCCCACCAGGCACAGGCCGCCGAGCACGCCCTGGACGGCGAGTCGGTGGTCGTCGCCACCGGCACCGCCTCCGGCAAGTCCCTGGCGTACCTCACACCCGTCCTGACGGCCCTCCTGGACGGCTCCGAGGCCCCGAACGGCCGCGGCGCCACCGCGCTCTACCTCGCCCCCACGAAGGCGCTCGCGGCGGATCAGTGCCGATCTGTGAAGGAACTTTCACAACCGCTGGGCAATTCTGTTCGACCAGCCGTCTACGACGGTGACACCCCGTTCGAGGAACGCGAGTGGATCCGCCAGTACGCCAACTACGTCCTGACCAACCCGGACATGCTGCACCGCGGCATCCTCCCGTCCCACCCCCGCTGGTCCTCCTTCCTGAAGGCGCTGAAGTACGTCGTCATCGACGAGGTCCACACCTACCGCGGCGTCTTCGGCTCCCACGTCGCCCAGGTCCTGCGCCGGCTGCGCCGCCTCTGCGCCCGCTACGGCGCCTCCCCGGTCTTCCTGCTGGCCTCCGCGACCGCCGCCGAGCCCTCGGTCGCCGCCCGGCGCCTGACCGGCCTCCGGGTGGTCGAGGTCGCCGACGACGCCTCTCCGCGCGGCGAACTGGTCTTCGCCCTCTGGGAACCCCCGCTCACCGAGATGCGGGGCGAGAAGGGCGCCCCGGTCCGCCGCACGGCCACCGCCGAGACGGCCGACCTGCTGACCGACCTGACCGTGCAGGGCGTCCGCTCGGTCGCCTTCGTACGCTCCCGGCGCGGCGCCGAGCTCATCTCGGTCATCGCCCAGGAACGCCTGGCAGAGGTCGACCGCTCCCTGGCCCGGCGCGTCGCCGCCTACCGCGGCGGCTACCTCCCGGAGGAACGCCGCGCCCTGGAACAGGCCCTCCACTCGGGCGAGTTGCTGGGCCTCGCCGCCACCACGGCCCTGGAACTCGGCATCGACGTCTCGGGGTTGGACGCCGTGGTGATCGCCGGCTACCCGGGCACGCGCGCGTCCCTGTGGCAGCAGGCCGGCCGGGCGGGCCGCTCCGGCCAGGGCGCCCTGGCCGTCCTGGTCGCCCGCGACGACCCCCTGGACACCTTCCTCGTCCATCACCCCGAGGCTCTCTTCGACCAGCCCGTGGAATCGACGGTCCTCGACCCCGACAACCCCTACGTCCTCGCCCCGCATCTGTGCGCGGCGGCGGCGGAACTGCCGTTGACGGACGAGGACATGGAGTTGTTCGGCCCGGCGACCGAGGGCCTGCTCCCCCAACTGGAGGCCGCGAAGCTGCTCCGCCGCCGCACCAAGGCCTGGCACTGGACCCGCCGTGAGTCCGCCGCCGATCTCGCCGACATCCGCGGCGAGGGAGGCCGCCCGGTGCAGATCGTCGAGTCGGGCACGGGTCGCCTGCTCGGCACGGTCGACGCGGGCGCCGCCCACACGACCGTCCACGAGGGCGCGGTCCATCTCCACCAGGGCCGCACCTACTTGGTGCGGAAGCTGGACCTGGAGGACTCCGTGGCCCTGGTGGAGGAGGCGAACCCGTCGTACTCGACCGTGGCCCGCGACACGACCGCCATCTCCGTCCTGGAGACGGACGTCGAAGTCCCCTGGGGCCAGGGCCGGTTGTGCTACGGCTCCGTCGAGGTCACCAACCAGGTGGTCTCCTTCCTCCGCAGACGCCTCATCACCGGTGAGGTTCTCGGCGAGACCAAACTCGACCTCCCTCCTCGTACGTTGCGCACCCGCGCGGTGTGGTGGACGGTCACCGAGGACCAGCTCGACGAGGCCCGCATCAACCCCGAGATCCTCGGCGGCGCCCTGCACGCCGCCGAACACGCCTCCATCGGCCTGCTCCCCCTGTTCGCGACCTGCGATCGCTGGGACATCGGCGGCGTCTCGATCCCGCTGCACCCCGACACCCTGCTCCCCACGGTCTTCGTCTACGACGGCCACCCCGGCGGCGCGGGCTTCGCGGAGCGCGCCTTCCACACCGCCCGCGCCTGGCTCACCGCCACCCGCGAGGCCATCGCCTCCTGCGAGTGCGACGCCGGCTGCCCGTCCTGCATCCAGTCCCCCAAGTGCGGCAACGGCAACGACCCGTTGCACAAGAGGGGGGCGGTGCGCCTGCTCACGGTGTTGCTGCGGGGAGCGCCGGCGGAGGGGACCGCCGGGGGAGCGGGGGCCCGGGCACCGGCGGAGGGGGCGGCACAGGGTCCTGGTGCACCGGCGAAGGAGGCGGCACAGGGTCCTGGTGCACCGGCGAAGGAGGCGGCTACGGCAGAGGGGGCCTCGGCATCGGCGGCGGAGGTGGCTGCGGAAGAGGAGCCTCAGCAATCGGCGAAGGAAGCGGCGCCGGAAGGGGCTGTTCCGCCGGTCCCGCCCGTGCCCTGA
- a CDS encoding Rv3654c family TadE-like protein, which yields MSGRRVWRRGLGSDRGSATVWSVGAIAVLCVVFGVVLALGQAVVTRHRAAGGADLAALAAADHWADGDAGACARAGRVAREQGTRLVRCALVGEVSDVTAAAGRGPFTAEVRARAGPAEQPLPAPLPSPIAEAPLPQPPPPPMPRPPLP from the coding sequence ATGAGCGGGCGCCGTGTGTGGCGGCGCGGCCTTGGTTCCGACCGGGGCTCCGCCACCGTCTGGAGTGTCGGTGCGATCGCCGTGCTCTGCGTGGTGTTCGGGGTGGTGCTCGCCCTGGGGCAGGCCGTGGTGACCCGGCATCGTGCGGCCGGCGGTGCGGATCTCGCGGCGCTCGCGGCGGCGGACCACTGGGCGGACGGCGACGCGGGGGCCTGCGCCCGGGCGGGTCGGGTGGCCCGGGAGCAGGGCACCCGGCTCGTGCGGTGCGCGCTCGTGGGGGAGGTCTCGGATGTGACGGCGGCGGCGGGACGGGGGCCGTTCACGGCCGAGGTCAGGGCACGGGCGGGACCGGCGGAACAGCCCCTTCCGGCGCCGCTTCCTTCGCCGATTGCTGAGGCTCCTCTTCCGCAGCCACCTCCGCCGCCGATGCCGAGGCCCCCTCTGCCGTAG